The Moraxella haemolytica genome window below encodes:
- the putA gene encoding bifunctional proline dehydrogenase/L-glutamate gamma-semialdehyde dehydrogenase PutA: MFQFTHSQSHLRDAITNAYRLDEQVAVQNLASTLQLSQSQKTEISELSHRLITQVRADRSKSSGVDALMHEFSLSSEEGIALMCLAEALLRIPDNATRDKLIRDKLADGDWKSHVGNSPSMFVNAAAWGLVLTGKLTTDVNEKSLGSALTRVIQKGGEPFIRGGVNYAMKMLGKQFVTGQTIDEALRNGKEREKLGYRFSFDMLGEAAMTAADADRYYNDYVTAIHAIGKDAKGRGIYDGNGISVKLSAIHPRYFRAQHERVMTELLPRLKALFMLAKEYNIGLNIDAEEANRLELSLDLMEKLVSDPDLAGFNGIGFVVQAYQKRCPYVIDYLIDLARRNNQRLMIRLVKGAYWDSEIKWAQVDGLDGYPVYTRKVHTDISYLACAQKLLNAQDAIFPQFATHNAQSLATIYKMGEGKDFEFQCLHGMGETLYDQVVGEQNLGRRVRIYAPVGTHKTLLAYLVRRLLENGANSSFVNRIVDEKVSIDELTISPLDEIDVNHITSNPLTPKPRHIYGNRLNSYGIDLSNEHVLAQLEADMNEALGIDFNIQSIVSVNVEHQAPHQVINPANHADIVGHVSFLESASVSEVISVAIDAQNSWQSTPPTVRANILRRFADMLESPKYMALLMMVAVREAGKTLLNAIAEVREAVDFCRYYADEAERLNLNSPVGTMVAISPWNFPLAIFVGEVVSALAAGNTVVAKPAEQTSLIAHLAVTWLHEAGVPQDALQLVLGAGDIGAALTTDSRIDGVIFTGSTDVAKRINHTLAQRDDNPTLIAETGGMNAMIVDSTALPEQVCTDVLASAFDSAGQRCSALRILCIQEDVADHMIEMIKGAMDELIVNNPAYLSTDVGPVIDAEAQENLFNHINTLKQIAPFHEVKIRSTDVGTFVTPIMFELQNLSQLKKEVFGPVLHVVRFDAHELDDLIDSINKKGFALTHGIHSRIDSTIESIADRIEAGNVYINRNIVGAVVGVQPFGGHGMSGTGPKAGGPFYLQRLSCLSTWSVPAVDFPATVNEIAINQIITAAKTSGLITDATQLETAANIARTSALNGAYINLPGPTGECNTLSWRAPHAVTLYGGNAIDAVKTLMVLATNNIHTHITPEHELSTHAEHFGSLLSVIESAGADTNDIIIALTEMPSDERVRLATLDGAIRRVIDAKDGLDVARLYHEISQSYNTTAAGGNASLMASA, from the coding sequence ATGTTCCAATTCACCCACTCTCAAAGTCATTTGCGTGATGCCATTACCAATGCCTATCGACTTGATGAACAAGTAGCTGTACAAAATCTAGCTTCAACATTGCAGTTATCCCAAAGTCAAAAAACCGAAATCAGCGAACTATCTCATCGCCTCATCACTCAAGTGCGTGCTGACCGCAGTAAATCGTCAGGTGTGGATGCACTCATGCACGAATTTTCTTTGTCAAGCGAAGAAGGTATTGCTTTAATGTGCCTTGCCGAAGCCCTACTTCGCATCCCCGACAACGCCACTCGTGATAAGCTCATTCGTGATAAGTTGGCTGATGGCGACTGGAAGAGCCATGTTGGTAATAGCCCTTCTATGTTTGTTAATGCTGCTGCTTGGGGCTTGGTATTAACAGGCAAATTAACCACCGATGTTAACGAAAAATCACTAGGCTCTGCCCTAACTCGTGTTATCCAAAAAGGTGGCGAACCATTCATTCGTGGCGGCGTCAACTACGCCATGAAAATGCTTGGCAAACAGTTTGTTACAGGTCAAACCATTGATGAAGCCCTAAGAAACGGTAAAGAGCGTGAAAAACTAGGCTATCGCTTCAGCTTTGATATGCTAGGGGAAGCTGCGATGACTGCTGCTGATGCAGACCGTTATTATAATGACTATGTTACCGCCATTCATGCCATTGGTAAAGACGCCAAAGGTCGTGGTATCTATGATGGCAATGGCATCTCTGTGAAGCTCTCTGCCATTCACCCCCGCTATTTTCGTGCCCAACATGAACGAGTGATGACTGAGCTGTTGCCACGCTTAAAAGCACTATTCATGCTTGCTAAAGAATACAACATCGGTCTAAACATTGATGCAGAAGAAGCCAATCGTTTGGAACTATCACTTGATTTGATGGAAAAGTTGGTATCAGACCCTGATTTGGCAGGCTTTAACGGCATTGGTTTTGTGGTACAGGCTTATCAAAAACGCTGTCCTTATGTGATTGATTATCTGATTGATCTTGCTCGTCGCAACAACCAGCGTCTCATGATTCGTCTAGTAAAAGGTGCGTATTGGGATAGCGAAATCAAATGGGCTCAAGTTGATGGTCTGGACGGTTACCCTGTCTATACACGCAAAGTTCATACCGATATCTCATATCTAGCTTGTGCCCAAAAACTACTGAATGCACAAGATGCCATTTTCCCACAATTTGCTACGCACAACGCCCAAAGCCTTGCCACCATCTATAAGATGGGCGAAGGAAAAGATTTTGAATTCCAATGCCTACATGGCATGGGCGAGACTCTCTATGACCAAGTTGTCGGTGAACAAAATTTAGGTCGCCGTGTACGCATCTATGCTCCTGTTGGCACACATAAAACCCTGCTTGCTTATCTGGTGCGTCGCTTGCTTGAAAATGGTGCAAACTCGTCATTTGTCAACCGCATTGTTGATGAAAAAGTTAGCATTGATGAACTAACCATCTCGCCTTTAGATGAGATTGATGTCAATCATATCACCAGTAACCCATTAACACCAAAACCACGCCACATCTATGGCAACCGCCTAAATTCGTACGGCATCGACCTAAGCAATGAGCATGTGCTTGCCCAATTAGAAGCCGATATGAATGAGGCACTGGGTATTGATTTTAACATTCAATCCATCGTTAGCGTTAATGTAGAACACCAAGCTCCGCATCAGGTAATCAACCCTGCCAATCATGCTGACATTGTTGGACATGTCTCGTTTTTAGAATCTGCTTCTGTGTCAGAGGTCATCTCTGTTGCTATTGATGCCCAAAATAGCTGGCAATCAACCCCACCAACAGTGCGTGCAAATATCTTGCGTCGCTTTGCTGATATGTTAGAGTCGCCAAAATACATGGCACTGCTGATGATGGTTGCCGTGCGTGAAGCAGGCAAAACCTTGCTAAATGCCATTGCTGAGGTGCGTGAAGCGGTTGATTTTTGTCGTTATTATGCCGATGAAGCCGAACGCCTAAACCTAAATAGTCCTGTTGGCACAATGGTGGCAATCAGCCCTTGGAATTTTCCGCTTGCCATCTTTGTTGGTGAGGTGGTGTCAGCCCTAGCGGCAGGCAATACGGTTGTTGCTAAGCCTGCCGAACAGACCTCCCTTATCGCCCATCTGGCAGTAACTTGGTTACACGAAGCAGGCGTACCACAAGATGCCTTGCAATTGGTCTTGGGTGCAGGCGACATAGGGGCAGCATTGACCACAGACAGTCGCATTGATGGCGTGATTTTCACAGGCTCCACCGATGTTGCCAAACGCATTAACCACACCTTAGCACAGCGAGATGACAACCCCACTCTCATCGCTGAGACAGGTGGCATGAATGCCATGATTGTTGATAGTACCGCCCTACCTGAGCAAGTATGCACCGATGTATTGGCATCTGCATTTGACTCAGCGGGTCAGCGTTGTTCAGCACTTCGCATCTTGTGCATCCAAGAAGATGTAGCCGACCATATGATTGAGATGATTAAGGGGGCAATGGATGAACTGATAGTGAACAATCCTGCCTATCTATCTACCGATGTAGGCCCTGTGATTGATGCTGAAGCACAAGAAAACCTATTCAACCACATCAATACCTTAAAACAAATCGCTCCATTTCATGAAGTGAAAATCCGCTCAACAGATGTGGGTACTTTTGTTACCCCTATCATGTTTGAACTACAAAATTTATCACAACTTAAAAAGGAAGTTTTTGGACCTGTACTACATGTGGTTCGCTTTGATGCTCATGAGTTAGACGACTTGATTGACAGCATCAACAAAAAAGGCTTTGCCTTAACACATGGTATCCATAGCCGTATTGATAGCACCATTGAGAGTATCGCCGACCGTATCGAAGCAGGCAATGTATATATCAACCGCAACATCGTTGGTGCAGTTGTGGGCGTACAACCCTTTGGTGGTCATGGGATGAGTGGCACAGGGCCAAAAGCAGGTGGTCCATTCTACCTACAGCGTCTAAGCTGTCTTAGTACTTGGTCTGTCCCAGCGGTTGATTTTCCTGCAACGGTCAATGAAATCGCCATCAATCAAATAATAACAGCCGCCAAAACATCAGGCTTAATCACCGATGCCACACAGCTAGAAACAGCGGCAAATATTGCACGCACTTCGGCACTAAACGGTGCATACATTAACCTACCAGGGCCAACAGGTGAATGCAACACCCTATCGTGGCGTGCACCACATGCTGTTACGCTCTACGGTGGCAATGCCATTGATGCGGTTAAAACTTTGATGGTTTTAGCAACCAACAATATACACACCCACATTACGCCAGAACATGAACTCTCTACTCATGCAGAACATTTTGGCAGCCTGCTTAGCGTCATAGAATCCGCTGGTGCTGATACCAATGATATCATCATCGCTCTCACAGAAATGCCAAGCGATGAACGGGTAAGATTGGCAACGCTAGATGGTGCAATTCGCCGTGTGATTGATGCCAAAGACGGTCTTGATGTAGCACGCCTGTATCATGAAATCAGCCAAAGCTACAACACCACCGCAGCAGGCGGTAACGCCAGCTTAATGGCAAGTGCCTAA
- a CDS encoding L,D-transpeptidase family protein, producing MANKKPLFISTLLSLYLGLASTAYANETSAEDDIVTGEAVEFADTDTSAIKSIEQDGKRITTVNLSDYAKTVNQSTWSPNMKVNTAMTVKLQVLLDWNHASPGPIDGGWGMNSKKALINFQKIKDLRPTGKMDEATWAALIEDIDPNQPVLVSYTITADDVKGSYKALPSSAESRSKLKALNYENIQEMLGERFHMSVNYLEKLNPNKNFVEGETITVINTGKPFSGRITRVIADRTDKILYAYDGDKLVATYPTTVGGVATSTPGGKYKVVNKVKMPHYKATVNRESETNKKTFILPPGPNSPVGVVWLGLNKPSYGIHGSPVPEGISRQSSLGCVRLTNWDVLELYANIQNGASVEIR from the coding sequence ATGGCTAACAAAAAACCATTATTTATTAGCACTTTATTGTCTCTTTATCTAGGTCTTGCAAGCACTGCTTATGCCAATGAAACCAGTGCAGAAGATGATATTGTTACAGGTGAAGCGGTAGAATTTGCTGATACTGACACCAGTGCCATCAAAAGCATTGAGCAAGATGGCAAACGAATAACAACAGTCAATTTATCAGATTACGCCAAGACGGTCAATCAGTCCACTTGGTCGCCTAACATGAAAGTCAATACCGCCATGACGGTAAAGCTACAAGTGCTACTTGACTGGAATCACGCATCGCCTGGTCCGATTGATGGCGGTTGGGGCATGAACAGCAAAAAAGCCTTGATTAATTTCCAAAAAATCAAAGACCTAAGACCAACAGGAAAGATGGACGAGGCAACTTGGGCGGCATTGATTGAAGATATTGACCCAAATCAACCTGTACTTGTCTCATACACCATCACCGCCGATGATGTCAAAGGCTCATATAAAGCACTACCAAGCAGTGCCGAATCACGCTCCAAATTAAAAGCCTTGAACTACGAAAATATTCAAGAGATGTTGGGCGAACGCTTCCATATGTCTGTTAATTATCTTGAAAAACTCAACCCAAATAAAAACTTCGTTGAAGGCGAGACCATCACCGTTATCAACACAGGAAAACCTTTCTCTGGTCGCATCACTCGTGTAATAGCCGATCGGACAGACAAAATCCTATATGCCTATGATGGCGATAAACTGGTGGCAACCTACCCAACTACCGTTGGCGGTGTCGCTACTTCCACGCCAGGGGGTAAATACAAAGTAGTCAATAAAGTTAAAATGCCACACTACAAAGCCACTGTCAATCGTGAAAGCGAGACCAACAAAAAAACTTTCATTTTACCGCCAGGACCAAACAGCCCTGTTGGTGTGGTATGGCTTGGTCTAAACAAACCAAGCTATGGCATTCATGGCTCACCGGTGCCTGAGGGTATCAGTCGCCAATCATCTTTAGGCTGTGTGCGTCTGACCAACTGGGATGTACTTGAACTATATGCCAATATTCAAAACGGTGCATCGGTTGAGATTCGCTAA
- a CDS encoding SIMPL domain-containing protein (The SIMPL domain is named for its presence in mouse protein SIMPL (signalling molecule that associates with mouse pelle-like kinase). Bacterial member BP26, from Brucella, was shown to assemble into a channel-like structure, while YggE from E. coli has been associated with resistance to oxidative stress.): MTTLSTITRLSIALSLGIMGSLATFSHAHDNQAYNRISFQVEAQEEVANDEIQARLAKTAQAKTTKEIAKILNKTMNDALAIAKKYPNVSIKTESQSTYPNYDKNNTITGFTGNVSIQLKSQNFEEVGQLISDLQSIMMVNDVSFSVSKNTQNNIKKRLTLNATKNFLEQAQTISLAFGATDYKIVSVQLDGANHRHVYPMAAMSMAKNTNDGIKANFESGTTTLIYQASGTIELVNQSLAK; the protein is encoded by the coding sequence ATGACCACTTTGTCCACAATCACTCGTCTTAGCATCGCATTAAGTTTGGGGATAATGGGTAGTCTTGCAACATTTAGCCATGCCCATGATAACCAAGCCTATAACCGCATCAGCTTTCAGGTGGAAGCACAAGAAGAGGTTGCTAATGACGAAATTCAAGCAAGGCTAGCCAAAACCGCCCAAGCCAAAACCACCAAAGAAATCGCCAAAATCTTAAACAAAACCATGAACGATGCCCTAGCCATCGCCAAAAAATACCCCAATGTCAGCATAAAAACAGAAAGTCAAAGCACCTATCCAAATTATGATAAAAACAACACCATCACAGGCTTTACTGGCAATGTATCAATACAATTAAAAAGCCAAAACTTTGAGGAAGTCGGTCAGCTCATCAGTGATTTGCAGTCCATCATGATGGTTAATGATGTATCTTTTAGTGTCTCAAAGAATACACAAAATAACATCAAAAAACGTCTCACCCTAAATGCCACCAAGAACTTTTTGGAGCAAGCACAAACCATCAGCCTTGCCTTTGGAGCAACTGATTACAAAATCGTTTCAGTGCAGTTAGATGGGGCAAATCATCGTCATGTATACCCGATGGCTGCAATGTCAATGGCAAAAAACACCAACGATGGCATCAAAGCTAATTTTGAAAGTGGCACCACCACGCTTATCTATCAAGCAAGCGGTACGATTGAACTGGTAAATCAATCATTAGCCAAGTAA
- the argF gene encoding ornithine carbamoyltransferase translates to MSVRHFLTLFDLSKQELRTVINRASELRKMQHAGEVYRPFVGRTLAMIFEKSSTRTRVSFETGMGQFGGQALFLSPNDTQLGRGEPIEDSARVISSMTDIVMIRTFAHERVQTFAKHSSVPVINALTDDYHPCQLLADMQTFFEHKGDIKGKTVTWVGDGNNMCNSYILAAEQFDFHLNIATPKGYEPNSELTTKYSHRLTLTNSVADAVKGSHLVVTDVWASMGQEAEQKKREQDFAGFQITPKLLDTADKEVLFMHCLPAHRGEEISHDLLDDARSVVWDEAENRLHAQKALMEFLLKDKIKLD, encoded by the coding sequence ATGAGTGTTCGTCATTTTCTTACTCTATTTGACCTATCCAAACAAGAGCTTCGCACAGTCATCAATCGTGCCAGCGAACTTCGCAAAATGCAACATGCAGGCGAGGTTTATCGCCCTTTTGTTGGGCGTACACTTGCCATGATTTTTGAGAAATCTAGCACTCGCACTCGTGTATCTTTTGAGACAGGCATGGGGCAATTTGGTGGTCAGGCTCTATTTTTATCACCTAATGATACTCAGCTGGGGCGTGGTGAACCCATTGAAGATTCTGCTCGTGTGATTAGCTCCATGACCGATATTGTCATGATTCGCACCTTTGCCCATGAGCGTGTACAGACCTTTGCCAAGCATTCATCTGTGCCTGTCATCAACGCCTTGACCGATGATTACCACCCCTGCCAACTACTTGCCGATATGCAGACTTTTTTTGAACATAAAGGCGATATCAAAGGCAAAACCGTAACATGGGTCGGCGATGGCAACAATATGTGCAATTCATACATTCTAGCCGCCGAGCAGTTTGACTTTCATCTAAATATTGCCACACCAAAGGGCTATGAACCAAATAGCGAACTTACCACCAAATACAGCCATCGCTTAACCTTGACCAATAGCGTTGCTGATGCTGTCAAAGGCTCACACCTTGTGGTTACAGATGTGTGGGCAAGTATGGGACAAGAGGCTGAACAAAAAAAGCGTGAACAAGACTTTGCAGGATTTCAAATCACCCCTAAGTTGCTAGATACTGCTGATAAGGAGGTATTATTCATGCACTGCCTACCCGCTCATCGTGGCGAAGAGATCAGTCATGACCTATTAGATGATGCTCGTTCGGTGGTATGGGACGAAGCTGAAAACCGCCTACACGCCCAAAAAGCACTCATGGAATTTTTATTAAAAGACAAAATTAAGCTTGATTAA
- the alr gene encoding alanine racemase, which produces MRNTTLTINQNALAHNLSTIKNSLNANHPAKVMAMVKANAYGHGIAYALAGLKDADAFGVACMSEALEVKKVCDILGIRRPIVLIEGVFDENEWLIALEQGFGCVIHSQAQLDFAIKYPACNNSFTRTIWLKYNTGMNRLGFDKDETIKAANTLYNMGYKLILTSHFACADETDSPITAKQIARFNVLLEQLRSSVGSDIQASLCNSAGILNHPNEHHDWVRTGIALYGASPFSHITHRTLELKPAMIFSSHIMAVQSVDTGESVSYGALWQTNKPSRIGIVSCGYGDGYPRVIKNASVGVSIDGKITLAPIVGRITMDIMMIDITEIACDVGTPVILWGGDDAPSIDEVAANAGTIGYEIMCRTTTRPIRKVVI; this is translated from the coding sequence ATGCGAAACACCACCTTGACCATCAACCAAAATGCTTTAGCACACAATCTATCCACCATCAAAAACAGCCTAAATGCCAACCACCCCGCCAAAGTTATGGCAATGGTCAAGGCAAATGCCTATGGGCATGGCATTGCTTACGCTCTGGCAGGATTAAAAGATGCCGATGCCTTTGGCGTGGCGTGCATGAGTGAAGCCCTAGAGGTTAAAAAAGTCTGTGATATTTTAGGTATCAGACGACCAATTGTTCTCATTGAAGGTGTATTTGACGAAAACGAATGGCTAATCGCTTTAGAGCAAGGCTTTGGCTGTGTTATTCATAGTCAAGCACAGCTTGATTTTGCCATCAAATATCCCGCCTGCAACAACAGCTTTACTCGCACCATTTGGTTAAAATACAATACCGGCATGAACCGCTTAGGCTTTGATAAAGATGAGACAATAAAAGCTGCCAACACCCTATACAATATGGGCTATAAGCTCATATTGACCAGTCATTTTGCCTGTGCTGACGAAACAGATAGCCCCATCACCGCCAAACAAATTGCTCGTTTTAATGTGCTACTTGAGCAACTGCGAAGCAGTGTTGGTAGCGATATTCAAGCATCATTATGTAATTCAGCCGGAATTTTAAATCATCCTAACGAGCATCATGACTGGGTGCGTACAGGCATTGCCTTATATGGTGCTAGCCCCTTTAGCCATATTACACACCGCACGCTTGAACTTAAACCTGCGATGATATTTAGTTCGCACATCATGGCGGTGCAGTCTGTAGATACAGGTGAATCGGTAAGCTATGGGGCTTTATGGCAAACAAACAAACCAAGCCGTATTGGTATCGTCAGCTGTGGCTACGGCGATGGCTACCCCAGAGTCATCAAGAATGCATCTGTTGGTGTTAGTATCGATGGTAAAATCACACTTGCACCGATAGTTGGGCGTATAACGATGGATATCATGATGATAGATATCACCGAAATAGCCTGCGATGTCGGCACGCCTGTCATTTTGTGGGGAGGTGATGACGCCCCAAGTATTGACGAGGTCGCTGCCAATGCAGGGACAATTGGCTATGAGATAATGTGTCGCACCACCACAAGACCGATACGCAAAGTTGTCATTTAA
- the dnaB gene encoding replicative DNA helicase — MTTSTKKTNKETHDSSDDLLSLQPPHSIEIERALLASLMSIDESFEKIDSIITDDDFYGERHKHIFRAITHLSRVNQPYDSLMVYDYLNAQNLLNAAGGEDYLMQINQSRGTLFNLVPYAERVREFSVYRQLIKSANNMLNLAYHPKKQTVSDILDTVEADIFRINENYTSGVGKQGVQNITDILMNVTNQLAELKARDGSMIGLATPFEELNNKTQGLQKGDMIVVAARPSMGKTTFAMNLAESVLMQGLPVVVFSMEMPAESIVTRMLSSLGQINQTNLRSGNMSEHEWAALSTAITMIQDKHLYVDARNNLPPTEIRSTCRRIAKNHESGLGMVIIDYLQLMKIPGMENNRVGEIGEISRSIKALAREMNCPVVALSQLNRSLEQRPNKRPVMSDLRESGAIEQDADLIMFIYRDEVYNKDKADNKGFAEIIIGKQRNGPIGTVPLRFEGQFTRFTNFIEGYGMPEDYEEEM, encoded by the coding sequence ATGACAACCAGCACCAAAAAAACCAATAAAGAAACTCATGATAGTAGCGATGACTTATTAAGCCTTCAACCGCCTCATAGTATTGAGATTGAGCGAGCTTTGCTTGCTTCACTCATGAGTATTGATGAATCCTTTGAAAAGATTGATAGCATCATTACCGATGATGATTTTTATGGCGAACGGCATAAACATATTTTTCGGGCAATCACACATCTATCAAGGGTAAATCAGCCTTATGATAGCCTGATGGTTTATGACTATCTCAACGCCCAAAATCTTTTAAATGCTGCAGGCGGTGAAGACTATCTCATGCAGATTAACCAAAGTAGAGGAACGCTATTTAATCTGGTGCCGTATGCCGAACGAGTGCGTGAGTTTTCGGTGTATCGTCAGCTCATTAAATCCGCCAACAATATGCTAAATCTCGCCTACCACCCAAAAAAACAAACAGTAAGCGATATCCTAGATACGGTCGAAGCGGATATTTTTCGCATCAACGAAAACTACACCAGCGGTGTGGGCAAGCAGGGAGTACAAAACATTACCGACATTCTAATGAATGTTACCAATCAGCTGGCTGAACTAAAGGCAAGAGATGGCTCAATGATTGGTCTTGCCACGCCATTTGAAGAGCTAAATAACAAAACACAAGGGCTACAAAAAGGCGATATGATTGTTGTGGCAGCTCGCCCATCAATGGGTAAGACGACTTTTGCGATGAATTTGGCAGAATCAGTACTCATGCAGGGATTGCCTGTGGTGGTATTTTCTATGGAGATGCCTGCTGAATCCATCGTTACTCGTATGTTGTCATCACTGGGGCAAATCAACCAAACCAATCTGCGTTCTGGTAACATGAGTGAACACGAATGGGCGGCATTATCCACCGCCATTACCATGATTCAAGATAAGCACCTATATGTAGATGCTCGCAACAATCTACCGCCAACTGAGATTCGCTCCACCTGCCGCCGTATCGCCAAAAACCACGAAAGCGGTCTGGGTATGGTCATCATTGACTACTTGCAACTTATGAAAATACCTGGCATGGAGAATAACCGTGTTGGTGAAATTGGTGAAATCAGTCGTAGCATCAAAGCACTGGCTCGTGAAATGAACTGCCCTGTCGTTGCTTTATCACAGCTGAACCGAAGTCTTGAACAGCGACCCAACAAACGCCCTGTCATGTCCGATTTGCGTGAATCTGGTGCCATTGAGCAAGATGCCGACCTGATCATGTTCATCTACCGTGATGAGGTGTATAATAAAGACAAGGCGGATAATAAAGGTTTTGCAGAGATTATTATTGGTAAACAGCGTAATGGACCGATTGGCACTGTGCCATTACGCTTTGAAGGGCAATTCACTCGCTTTACCAACTTTATCGAAGGCTATGGTATGCCTGAAGATTATGAAGAAGAGATGTAA
- the pdxA gene encoding 4-hydroxythreonine-4-phosphate dehydrogenase PdxA — translation MNDAMPTASKPLLITTGEPAGIGMDIVIDVLCHHRDELSMPIVITADVTAFFQRMSELKVVGLIDEMPIFRVIDEQEVFDTNQFLADCVYIIHTPCNDAVISGKLNVQNAYMVERQLRLAHNLASVGVVGAIVTAPIQKSVMIDAGIHLDDGQMFCGHTEYFMQKAGCDKVVMMLANAKMRVALVTTHIPLRMVADAITTIEVQQTVAITEWAMREQFGIKHPKILVCGLNPHAGEGGHLGDEEICIINPVLQAFRDKGVDISLAMPADTLFTDKYLSQADAIIAMYHDQGLAPLKSHGFGDTVNITLGLPYVRTSVDHGTALDLAGTGRASSSSLVQAIKMAHQMMSGKQENQPTTTQNIISLKE, via the coding sequence ATGAATGACGCCATGCCTACAGCAAGCAAACCCCTACTTATTACCACAGGCGAGCCTGCAGGTATTGGCATGGATATTGTCATCGATGTCTTGTGCCACCATCGTGATGAGCTATCTATGCCGATTGTTATCACGGCAGACGTGACCGCTTTTTTTCAAAGAATGTCTGAACTAAAAGTGGTTGGTTTGATTGATGAAATGCCGATATTTAGGGTGATTGATGAGCAGGAAGTTTTTGATACCAACCAATTCCTAGCTGATTGTGTATATATTATTCATACGCCTTGCAATGATGCTGTCATCTCTGGAAAGTTAAATGTGCAAAACGCCTACATGGTTGAAAGACAGCTTAGATTGGCACATAATTTGGCATCTGTCGGCGTGGTTGGGGCGATTGTTACTGCACCCATTCAAAAGTCGGTTATGATAGATGCCGGTATTCATCTAGATGATGGGCAGATGTTTTGTGGGCATACTGAGTATTTTATGCAAAAGGCAGGTTGTGATAAGGTAGTGATGATGCTAGCTAATGCCAAAATGCGTGTGGCACTTGTTACCACCCACATTCCTTTGAGAATGGTTGCTGATGCCATCACGACCATCGAGGTGCAACAGACGGTCGCCATTACCGAGTGGGCAATGCGTGAACAATTTGGTATAAAGCACCCAAAAATTCTAGTGTGTGGTCTTAATCCCCATGCAGGCGAGGGCGGTCATCTTGGTGATGAAGAGATTTGTATCATCAATCCAGTTTTGCAAGCATTTCGTGATAAGGGTGTGGACATCAGTCTTGCCATGCCTGCTGATACGCTATTTACTGACAAATATCTGTCTCAGGCAGATGCCATCATCGCCATGTATCATGATCAAGGGTTGGCTCCTTTAAAATCACATGGTTTTGGAGATACGGTTAATATCACGCTAGGATTGCCTTATGTACGCACTTCGGTAGATCATGGTACTGCTTTGGACTTGGCGGGAACTGGCAGAGCAAGTAGCAGTAGTTTGGTTCAAGCAATTAAGATGGCACATCAAATGATGAGTGGTAAACAAGAAAATCAACCAACCACAACCCAAAATATCATAAGTCTTAAAGAATAA
- a CDS encoding helix-turn-helix transcriptional regulator: protein MTDKPRDKPLVAGGLSKAKDILPLLPFGRTTLWRKCKDGKFPEPQRINASVTVWKNDEVNAWLENPMQWQAE from the coding sequence ATGACTGATAAACCAAGAGATAAACCACTGGTTGCTGGTGGACTATCCAAAGCCAAAGATATTTTGCCTCTATTGCCGTTCGGACGCACGACCTTGTGGCGAAAATGCAAAGATGGCAAATTTCCAGAACCACAACGAATAAATGCAAGCGTCACGGTGTGGAAGAATGATGAAGTTAATGCATGGCTGGAAAACCCAATGCAATGGCAAGCAGAATAA